Proteins encoded together in one Acipenser ruthenus chromosome 40, fAciRut3.2 maternal haplotype, whole genome shotgun sequence window:
- the LOC117966504 gene encoding RNA-binding protein 7-like: MGTSHEADRTLFVGNLDSNVTEELLFELFLQAGPLTNVKIPKDKDGKPKMFAFVNFKHEASVPYGMELLNGTQLFGRPIKIQFRSGSSHGSQGSNSPGHSQNSSPSNTPGPQGGRFDRGMDVGYQSYTPSQLLQRSFSSPDSLQRQAMLYSMWQQQQQGNGAVSPLMQPGYQASGQQHRQGSSGGSWQDLSAHRVHRQHSHQYQQDNEHCSRGSGSDRHVRGQHDDRMNHHNRSHSRDSRREDSRDGRWRQNRY, encoded by the exons ATGGGAACTTCTCACGAAGCCGACCGAACTCTTTTTGTTGGGAATCTGGACTCGAATGTGACGGAGGAGCTTCTGTTTGAGCTTTTCTTACAG GCTGGTCCTCTGACTAACGTCAAAATTCCTAAGGATAAAGATGGAAAACCcaaaatgtttgcttttgtgAACTTCAAACATGAAGCTTCGGTACCTTACGGAATGGAACTGCTCAATGGAACACAACTTTTTGGGAGGCCCATAAAAATTCAATTCAGATCAG GAAGTTCCCATGGAAGTCAGGGCTCAAACAGCCCAGGGCATTCACAGAACAGTAGCCCATCAAATACTCCTGGTCCACAGGGTGGCAG GTTTGACCGAGGCATGGACGTGGGTTATCAGAGCTACACACCATCACAGCTGCTCCAGAGGTCTTTCTCATCGCCGGACAGCCTCCAGAGACAAGCTATG CTGTACAGCatgtggcagcagcagcagcaggggaacGGAGCAGTGTCGCCTCTAATGCAGCCTGGATACCAAGCATCTGggcagcagcacagacagggcAGCTCGGGGGGAAGCTGGCAGGACCTTTCTGCCCATCGTGTGCACAGACAGCACTCCCATCAGTACCAGCAGGATAACGAGCACTGCAGCCGTGGGTCTGGGTCTGACAGGCACGTCAGGGGTCAGCATGATGACCGGATGAACCACCACAACCGAAGCCACAGCCGGGACAGCAGGAGGGAAGATTCCAGAGATGGAAGGTGGCGCCAAAACAGATACTGA
- the LOC117397235 gene encoding CXADR-like membrane protein, giving the protein MSNFQSLLIVVASVLATSTQSEIKVVAETDVSLPCKHQLGHLDSRTLDIEWLLQGADQSQKVVISYTGGLVYDNLNDNQKGRVSFASDYLTGDASLRISALKIRDSGQYTCKVKNGGQYFWNPISLIVLVKPSKPRCWLEGKLLEGNDVTLGCGSADGTDPITYKWERVPEKGKSRSYLPPQSRIDLNHPEIVILRNLTMDSIGTYQCTASNEAGQDSCIIQVTMHYVRGVGVVAGAVVGVVFGVLCIVLVVWLILHKKEKRKYEEEETPNEIREDAEAPKAKLMKPNSSTSSRSGSSRSGASSTQSIVHNSTTRSQRLRPAATLKENGEPPTYSQVVSKEPEPEPEPDTGKISNATLERMGATAVMIPAQSRAFQTV; this is encoded by the exons TTGTTGCGAGTGTCCTCGCTACCAGCACTCAGTCAGAGATAAAGGTGGTGGCGGAGACGGACGTGAGCCTGCCCTGCAAGCACCAGCTGGGGCACCTGGACTCCAGGACTCTGGACATCGAGTGGCTGCTACAGGGTGCCGACCAGAGCCAGAAAGTG GTGATCTCATACACAGGGGGTCTGGTGTACGACAACTTAAATGACAACCAGAAGGGCCGCGTGTCCTTCGCCTCAGACTACCTGACAGGAGACGCTTCTCTCAGGATCTCTGCCCTGAAGATCAGAGACTCAGGCCAGTACACCTGCAAAGTGAAGAATGGAGGACAGTACTTCTGGAACCCCATCAGCCTCATAGTCTTGG TCAAGCCTTCCAAACCCCGGTGCTGGCTTGAAGGGAAGCTGCTGGAGGGGAACGATGTGACGCTGGGGTGCGGGTCGGCCGACGGCACCGATCCCATCACTTACAAATGGGAGAGAGTCCCGGAGAAAGGGAAGAGCCGGAGCTATCTGCCCCCACAGTCACGCATTG acttGAATCACCCAGAAATCGTCATTCTGAGAAACCTGACCATGGACAGTATAGGAACCTACCAGTGCACTGCCAGCAATGAAGCTGGGCAGGACAGCTGTATTATCCAAGTCACCATGCATT ATGTGAGAGGAGTGGGTGTGGTGGCCGGGGCTGTGGTGGGAGTTGTGTTCGGAGTCCTGTGCATTGTATTAGTCGTCTGGCTGATCCTGCACAAGAAAGAGAAGAGGAAATACGAGGAAGAGGAGACACCCAACGAAATCAG GGAGGACGCTGAGGCCCCGAAAGCTAAACTGATGAAGCCAAACTCGTCCACCTCCTCCAGATCTGGCAGCTCTCGATCGGGAGCCTCCTCCACCCAGTCCATCGTGCACAACAGCACCACCCGCAGCCAGCGGCTCCGCCCTGCAGCCACCCTCAAGGAGAACGGAGAGCCGCCCACCTACTCGCAGGTGGTGAGCAAGGAGCcggagccagagccagagccagacaCCGGCAAAATCAGCAACGCCACCCTGGAAAGAATGGGAGCCACCGCAGTGATGATCCCTGCACAGTCCAGAGCCTTTCAAACAGTGTAG
- the LOC117397135 gene encoding oligoribonuclease, mitochondrial, with protein sequence MTVYMRTAWKRISAGVRSRLFTGSNACHCAFRLPVSPFSVVGPRGLEAAAALTTAAPRLRPVVTSKPKAPRLPFLAFDRFLAVSPASNFSTTMTASTTSPKESMAQRLVWVDLEMTGLDIDKDEIIEMACLITDSDLNIIAEGPNLIINQPDELLDGMSDWCKEHHGESGLTQAVRESRIYLQQAEYEFLSFVRQHTPPGLCPLAGNSVHADKKFLDKYMPQFMRHLHYRIIDVSTIKELCRRWFPEEYNLAPRKQASHRALGDIQESIKELQFYRKSVFKTTAEKKRRVVENGGSGKTVS encoded by the exons ATGACAGTGTATATGAGAACAGCGTGGAAGAGAATTAGTGCGGGAGTCAGATCGCGCTTGTTTACTGGTTCAAACGCCTGTCACTGTGCGTTTAGACTCCCAGTTTCACCTTTTTCCGTGGTCGGGCCCCGTGGACTAGAAGCAGCCGCAGCATTGACGACTGCTGCACCCCGGCTGCGCCCTGTTGTCACTTCCAAACCGAAAGCACCGAGGCTCCCGTTCCTTGCATTTGATCGCTTCCTTGCAGTATCGCCAGCCAGCAACTTCAGTACAACGATGACTGCTTCAACAACCTCCCCCAAGGAAAGCATGGCTCAGAGACTGGTTTGGGTGGATCTGGAG atgACCGGACTGGACATTGATAAAGACGAGATTATTGAAATGGCCTGTCTCATAACAGACTCGGATCTCAATATCATTGCAGAG GGGCCGAACCTGATCATCAACCAGCCAGATGAGCTCCTGGACGGCATGTCAGACTGGTGCAAGGAACACCACGGAGAG TCAGGCCTGACCCAGGCAGTACGAGAGAGCAGGATCTATTTGCAGCAGGCAGAGTACGAGTTCCTATCTTTCGTCCGGCAGCACACTCCCCCCGGGCTCTGCCCGCTAGCCG GAAACTCTGTTCATGCTGATAAGAAGTTTTTGGACAAGTACATGCCTCAGTTCATGCGTCACCTCCACTACAGAATCATTGATGTCAGCACTATCAAGGAGCTGTGCAG ACGCTGGTTTCCAGAGGAGTATAATCTAGCACCCAGAAAGCAAGCTTCCCACAG AGCACTGGGTGACATCCAGGAGAGCATCAAGGAGCTCCAGTTCTACAGGAAAAGCGTCTTTAAAACGACCGCTGAGAAGAAACGGAGGGTCGTGGAAAACGGAGGGAGTGGCAAGACGGTGAGCTGA